The genomic region CGTCGTGGCGCCCGGTAGGTGGGCGCGAGCGAACAAAGGACTGATTTCAGTGATTTTTACGGAGCTGGCAAGCTTTCTGCTTAGACGATCATGACCCATGCACTGATGCAGTCGCTGTGACGATGCAGTGCGCCGACGGAGCGGGGTAGGTGTTTCGTCACCAGTGGTTAGCGAGCGTCGCAATGGCAAATGCCAAGGCGACGAAGCGTTACAAAGCCAGGCACTGCGCTTAGACTTGAGACGGGTTTGTTTTCCTGGGGCAAGTCCACCAATTCGGGAGAGAGTTTTCATGAAGCTAGTCACTGCCATCATCAAGCCGTTCAAGTTGGACGATGTACGCGAGTCACTGTCCGAGATCGGCGTGCAGGGCATTACCGTTACTGAGGTCAAAGGCTTCGGTCGGCAGAAGGGTCACACCGAGCTGTATCGCGGCGCGGAATACGTGGTCGATTTCCTGCCAAAGGTGAAGATTGATGTCGCCATTGACGACAAGGATCTTGACCGGGTTATCGAGGCGATAACCAAGGCCGCCAACACCGGCAAGATCGGTGACGGCAAGATCTTCGTGGTCAATCTGGAACAGGCTATTCGCATCCGTACCGGCGAAACCGATACCGACGCAATCTAAGCCGCCAAACCCCAACGCCCCAGGAGAAAACAATATGACTCTGCGTAAATTCGCAGGGCTAGGAGCCCTGTTGTCCCTCGTAATGCCGGCCCTGGCCATGGCGGCGGACCCAGTACCAGCTCCAGTCCTCAATTCCGGCGACACTGCGTGGATGCTTACGTCCACCGCGCTGGTACTGTTCATGACCATTCCAGGCCTCGCGCTGTTCTACGGCGGCATGGTTCGCTCCAAAAACATTCTTTCCGTGATGATGCAGTGCTTCGCCATCACCGGCCTGATCACCATCCTGTGGTTCGTCTACGGCTACAGCATGGCGTTCGATACCACCGGTATGGAAGCAGGCGTCGTCAACCTCAACTCCTTTGTGGGTGGCTTGTCCAAACTGTTCCTTTCGGGTGTGACCCCGGCCAGCATCACCGGCCCGGCGGCGTTGTTCCCTGAAGCCGTGTTTGTGACCTTCCAGATGACCTTCGCGATCATCACCCCGGCGCTGATCGTCGGTGCGTTCGCCGAGCGTATGAAGTTCTCCGCGATGCTGATCTTCATGGGCGTCTGGTTCACCCTGGTCTACGCACCGATTGCCCACATGGTATGGGGCGGTCCGGGTTCGTTGCTGGGCGACTGGGGCGTACTGGACTTCGCAGGCGGCACCGTGGTGCACATCAACGCCGGTGTTGCCGGCCTGGTAGCGTGCCTGGTACTCGGCAAGCGCAAAGGCTTCCCAACCACCCCAATGGCACCGCACAACCTCGGTTACACCCTGGTGGGCGCGGCCATGCTGTGGGTCGGCTGGTTCGGCTTCAACGCCGGCTCCGCTGCTGCGGCCAACGGCACTGCCGGTATGGCGATGCTGGTCACCCAGATCGCTACCGCTGCGGCGGCGCTGGGCTGGATGTTCGCCGAGTGGGTCACCCACGGTAAGCCAAGCGCGCTGGGCATTGCCTCGGGTGTGGTTGCTGGCCTGGTGGCAATCACTCCAGCTGCGGGCACCGTGGGCCCGATGGGCGCCCTGGTGATCGGCCTGGCGGCCGGTGTAGTGTGCTTCTTCTGCGCCACTACCCTGAAACGCAAACTGGGCTACGACGACTCCCTGGACGCCTTCGGCGTACACGGTATCGGCGGTATCCTCGGCGCGATC from Pseudomonas yamanorum harbors:
- the glnK gene encoding P-II family nitrogen regulator encodes the protein MKLVTAIIKPFKLDDVRESLSEIGVQGITVTEVKGFGRQKGHTELYRGAEYVVDFLPKVKIDVAIDDKDLDRVIEAITKAANTGKIGDGKIFVVNLEQAIRIRTGETDTDAI
- a CDS encoding ammonium transporter is translated as MTLRKFAGLGALLSLVMPALAMAADPVPAPVLNSGDTAWMLTSTALVLFMTIPGLALFYGGMVRSKNILSVMMQCFAITGLITILWFVYGYSMAFDTTGMEAGVVNLNSFVGGLSKLFLSGVTPASITGPAALFPEAVFVTFQMTFAIITPALIVGAFAERMKFSAMLIFMGVWFTLVYAPIAHMVWGGPGSLLGDWGVLDFAGGTVVHINAGVAGLVACLVLGKRKGFPTTPMAPHNLGYTLVGAAMLWVGWFGFNAGSAAAANGTAGMAMLVTQIATAAAALGWMFAEWVTHGKPSALGIASGVVAGLVAITPAAGTVGPMGALVIGLAAGVVCFFCATTLKRKLGYDDSLDAFGVHGIGGILGAILTGVFAAPAMGGFNATTTDIAAQVWIQCKGVGFTVIYTAIVTFIILKVLDAVMGLRVTEEEEAVGLDLAQHNERGYNL